Below is a genomic region from Martelella lutilitoris.
ATCAGGTTCGGCACTGGCACTTTTGATGAACTGGCCGAACTGGTCGGCGCGCAGGTCGGCGACCGCATCATGCTCGTGACCGATCCCGGAATGATGGCAACGGGCATGGTGGAGAGAGCGCTGAAGCAGTTTCGCGACGGCGGCATCACGGTCGAACTGTTCAAGGACGTTGAAGCCGATCCGCCGGAACATGTGGTGCTCGGGGCGGTCGCGGCCGCCCGTTCGGCAGGCGTTGAGGGCATCGTCGGGCTTGGCGGAGGATCGTCGCTCGATGTTGCCAAGCTTGTCGCGCTGCTGGCGCCGGGAACCGAAACGCTCGCGGATGTATACGGCGTCGGCAAGGCGCGCGGTCCGCGCCTGCCGCTGATACTCGTGCCGACAACCGCCGGTACCGGTTCGGAGGTCACGCCGATTTCCATCGTCACGACCGGCGCCAGCGAGAAGATGGGCGTCGTCTCGCCGGTGCTCCTTCCCGATGTCGCGCTCCTTGATCCGGCGCTGACCTATGGCCTGCCGCCGCACATCACGGCTGCGACGGGGATCGATGCGATGGTTCATGCCATCGAGGCCTTCGCCTCGGCCAGCCCCAACAACAACCCGCTGTCGCGCATGCTGGCGACGCAGGCGCTGACGTTGATGGGGCGTTCGCTTCTGAAAGCGGTCCACGACGGCAAGGATGTCGAAGCAAGGTCCGATATGCTCTTGGGGTCGATGCTTGCCGGGCAGGCCTTTGCCAATTCGCCAGTCGCCGCCGTTCACGCGCTCGCCTATCCGCTTGGGGGGCACTTTCACATTCCCCACGGACTCTCCAATGCACTGGTTCTGCCGCATGTTCTGCGTTTCAACATCGTGACCACGCCCGGCCCCTATGCCACGCTTGCACCTTTCGTGTTTCCCGAACTGTCGGCATTTGAGGGACAAGAACGGGCGGCGGCCTTCTGCGAGAAGCTTGCGGACCTTTCGCGCGCCTGCGGCCTGCCGCAGAATTTGAGGGCAATGGAGATTCCGCGGGACATCCTGCCGAAGCTCGCCTCCGACGCGATGAACCAGACCCGACTTCTCGTCAACAATCCGCGACCCCTGTCGGAAGCCGATGCGCTTTCGATATACCGCGCGGCTTTCTGATAATTCACAAGGAAAGGAACGGCCGTGTCACTTCAACTCCAGGATCCGAGCCTGCTCGAACATCGCGCCTTTCTCGCCGGCACGTGGGTGGAGGCCGAGAAGTCCTTTCCCGTCACGAATCCGGCAACCGGGGAACGCATTGCCATGGTGGCCGATATTCCGGCTGCCGATGTCGGCAAGGCGATTGACCGCGCTTACGAGGCACAGAAGCGCTGGCGGCGACTGACCGCCAAGGATCGATCGCAGATCCTGCTTCGGTGGAACAGCCTGCTGCTGGAAAACCAGGAGGATCTGGCGAAAATCCTGACCGCCGAAATGGGCAAGCCGCTTGCCGAGGCCAGGGGTGAGATTGCCTACGGCGCCTCCTTCATCCAATGGTTCGCCGAAGAGGGACGGCGCATCTATGGCGATGTCATTCCCGGCCATCAGCCCGACAAGCGGATCATCACCATCAAGCAGCCGATAGGCGTTGTCGGATCAATCACGCCATGGAATTTTCCCAATGCGATGATCGCCCGCAAGGTCGGCCCGGCACTTGCCGCCGGCTGCAGCTTTGTCGGTCGCCCGGCCGAAAAGACCCCGCTTTCGGCGCTTGCCATGGCGGTGCTTGGAGAAAGAGCTGGGATTCCCGAGGGCGTGCTGTCCATTCTGCCGGGCACCGACTCCAAGGGCATGGGCATGGAATTGTGCACCAATCCCAAGGTGCGCAAGCTCACCTTCACCGGCTCCACTGAAGTGGGTCGCATCCTGATGCGTCAATGCGCCCACGATGTGAAGAAGCTTTCGCTGGAACTCGGCGGCAATGCGCCTTTCCTGGTCTTCAACGATGCCGATCTCGACAAGGCTGTCGAGGGCGCGATAATCGCCAAATTCCGCAATGCCGGGCAGACCTGTGTCTGCGCAAACCGAATCTACGCCCAAAGCGAAATCGCCGATGCCTTTACCGAAAAGCTGGCCCGGGCAATTACGGGACTGAAGGTCGGAGACGGCATGGCCGAAGGGGTCGCGATCGGCCCGCTCATCGATGACGCGGCGCTTGCGAAAGTCGAGGATCATGTGGCCGACGCCGTTTCGAAGGGTGCGACCGTGATCGAGGGCGGCAGCCGGTCCGATCTGGGCGGCACGTACTACCGGCCCACGGTTCTGGGCGGCGTCAAACCCGGCATGAAAATCCTGGCTGAGGAAACCTTCGGGCCGGTCGCGCCGGTGATCAGCTTCAAAACCGTGGATGAAGGTATCAGGCTCGCCAATGATACCGAGTTCGGCCTTGCCGCCTATTTTTACGCGCGCGACATTTCGACGGTCTGGAAGGTGGCCGAGGAGATCGAGAGCGGCATGCTCGGCATCAATACGGGTTTGATCTCGACCGCCGAAGCGCCCTTTGGCGGCGTCAAATCCTCCGGCCTCGGGCGGGAAGGTTCCAAGTACGGGATCGAGGAATTCCTGGAGATCAAATATCTCTGCATGGCTCTGGACTGATGCGTTTCATGGCTCGCAGCTCTCGTCGGCCCGAAGCTGCGAGTCTTGGCGGCAGGTTGGCCTCCGGGCGCGCTCCATTTCACGATCTGTCGCCGGGTCCGAAGAGAGACGGAACAG
It encodes:
- a CDS encoding NAD-dependent succinate-semialdehyde dehydrogenase — protein: MSLQLQDPSLLEHRAFLAGTWVEAEKSFPVTNPATGERIAMVADIPAADVGKAIDRAYEAQKRWRRLTAKDRSQILLRWNSLLLENQEDLAKILTAEMGKPLAEARGEIAYGASFIQWFAEEGRRIYGDVIPGHQPDKRIITIKQPIGVVGSITPWNFPNAMIARKVGPALAAGCSFVGRPAEKTPLSALAMAVLGERAGIPEGVLSILPGTDSKGMGMELCTNPKVRKLTFTGSTEVGRILMRQCAHDVKKLSLELGGNAPFLVFNDADLDKAVEGAIIAKFRNAGQTCVCANRIYAQSEIADAFTEKLARAITGLKVGDGMAEGVAIGPLIDDAALAKVEDHVADAVSKGATVIEGGSRSDLGGTYYRPTVLGGVKPGMKILAEETFGPVAPVISFKTVDEGIRLANDTEFGLAAYFYARDISTVWKVAEEIESGMLGINTGLISTAEAPFGGVKSSGLGREGSKYGIEEFLEIKYLCMALD
- a CDS encoding iron-containing alcohol dehydrogenase encodes the protein MDRFVFNTAKSIRFGTGTFDELAELVGAQVGDRIMLVTDPGMMATGMVERALKQFRDGGITVELFKDVEADPPEHVVLGAVAAARSAGVEGIVGLGGGSSLDVAKLVALLAPGTETLADVYGVGKARGPRLPLILVPTTAGTGSEVTPISIVTTGASEKMGVVSPVLLPDVALLDPALTYGLPPHITAATGIDAMVHAIEAFASASPNNNPLSRMLATQALTLMGRSLLKAVHDGKDVEARSDMLLGSMLAGQAFANSPVAAVHALAYPLGGHFHIPHGLSNALVLPHVLRFNIVTTPGPYATLAPFVFPELSAFEGQERAAAFCEKLADLSRACGLPQNLRAMEIPRDILPKLASDAMNQTRLLVNNPRPLSEADALSIYRAAF